The stretch of DNA ACCGCCCTTTTTTATCCGATGGCTATGAATCTTCACGACCAAATGATGGCTCAAACGCGTCTGGCTCAAACACGTCGCCAATTTCTGACCAGCGGCAAGCACTTGCTAGGTGGGGCTGCGTTAACGTCACTTGCGGGTGCGGGGTTAGCATCCCTGGTTGATCCAGCGAATGCCCTTGCATCACCCGGTGCAATGCCGATGCACTTCGCCCCCAAAGCGAAACGCGTGATCTATTTGCACATGGTTGGCGGGCCGTCGCAGATGGACTTGTTCGATTACAAGCCAGCGATGAACACGTATTTTGACAAAGACCTACCTGAGTCCATTCGACAAGGACAGCGATTGACCACTATGACCAGTGGCCAATCTCGCTTTCCAATCGCTCCGTCAAAATTTGCGTTCCAACAATACGGCGAATGTGGAATGTGGATGAACTCGGATCACTTGCCTTGGCTATCTAAAAAGGCTGATGAAATTTGCTGGATGCGAAGTTTGCACACCGAGGCGATTAACCATGAGCCCGCGATCACGGCAATGCAGACTGGTAATCAAATCACCGGGCGGCCCTGTTTAGGGTCATGGGCGTCGTACGGACTGGGTTCGATGAACGACAATCTGCCCGCGTTTGTCGTGCTTGTCGCGATCCCGACCAATCGTGAACAGGAACAGGCCATTTCATCGCGACTTTGGAGTGCAGGCTACTTGTCAGGAGAACACTCGGGAGTGTCATTTCGCAGCAGCGGTGATCCGATCCTATACATCAACAATCCCCCGGGCGTTCCCGATGCCATTCGCCGCCGCACGATTGACGGTCTCAACGCGTTGAATCAAATGACGTATCAATCGCTCGGTGATCCAGAAACGCATACACGGATTCAGCAGTACGAAATGGCCTTTCGCATGCAGGCGAGTGTGCCAGAGCTAGTCGATATCAATTCCGAATCGCAGCACATATTTGACCTTTATGGCGAGGACGCCAAGAAGCCGGGCACCTTTGCAAACACGGCGCTAATGGCACGCCGCTTGTCAGAGCGGGGCGTGCGGTTCGTTCAGGTCTATCACAACAATTGGGATCACCACGCCAACGTGGCAACCCGCCTGCCCGATCAATGCAAAGACGTTGATCGTCCGTGCTACGCGTTGTTGGAAGATTTAAAGCAGCGTGGAATGCTCGACGATACCCTCGTGATCTGGGGAGGAGAGTTCGGTCGCACGATTTACACGCAAGGCAAGCTGACGAAGGAAAACTACGGGCGCGATCATCATCCGCGTTGCTTCACGATGTGGATGGCCGGTGGCGGAGCGAAAGGCGGTACGATCTATGGCGAGACAGACGATTTTTCGTACAACATCGTCAAAGATCCCCTGCACATTCGAGACTTTCACGCCACTGTCCTGCACTTGCTCGGTTTTGACCACGAGCGATTCACCTACAAGTATCAAGGCCTCGATCAGAAACTCACTGGCGTTGAACCGGCGCACGTTATTCGCGATTTAATTGCCTAACGCGGATGCAGATCGGGATCGGGTTTACTCGTCCTGCGGATCCAAGTCATTGAGTTCAATGTCGATCACTTGTTCTCCTTCGGTGACCTCGAAGGAAAGCGGTGTCTTGGCGGGATTGACCCACTCGATATTGGTGCGGCTTTCAGGGATTTTTCCGTCGCGATTGTTCTCTAAAGACAAGTCCTCGAGGACCACTTTGTGCCAACCGAGTTCGGCTCCGTGCTTAGAGGGGTCCGAAGCATAAGTCAGGTCGTATTCGCCCTGGGCATTTGTGATGCCAGTCGACATAAGTCCGCCGACCACGGGTTGGTCGCCGCCCTCGCGTTTGTCGGGATCGGGCATGAATCGAACGCGAATCTCACTGAGAGGTTCACCGCCTCGAGTCACCTTTCCCATGACCTTCGAAATGTTCGGACCAGAATCGCAACCAGCGATCATGCCGACAATGACCAGAGCGAGAGCCATTGCTGAGTGCGCTGTGATGTGCATTCCCGCCATTCTTGAGAAACCTAAGTTTCGCTTTCCATTCAAGTTTGAGGTCATCAACATTTACACGCTCCGGGAATTAGTTTGGTTCGCTTCAGGGGTCGCTGGCGTGACTAGGGCGGCCACGCGACATTTCAGTGTGTTCGATTCAACGAACCGAATTCAAAATCGCGAATTCGACTAGTTAGGATCGAACTGGTTTTCAGCTTGGTCGTTGCCACGCTTGGTGCTTAAGGCACGGTAGAGCACCATGTTGATGCTGTCGGTGATGAAGTGAACGCTACCGTCTGCAAACGCAAAGTTTGCTCCACCGGTGTGTCCGCTACCGTAGGCAGCCATGCGGTCGTTCACTGACGCGTACGACGCAGGAGCGTCTTCGGGAGTTTTGTAGTTCAGCGGTGATCGAGTGGAAGCGAACACATGAGTGGTTCCGTTGCCTCCGCCAGTCCAACCCCATGTGCCCCAACCTTCAATCGGATAGCGGGAATATCGTGACGGGTGGTTGTAGAGCTTTTGGTCAAAGATCGGGTCGTAGTGGAAACGTTCGCCGAACAGCATCGTGTGCGAAGTTCCGTCGAGCACGTCCGAGAACTTTGCGGGAACGGCATCGTCCTGCAAGAACTGTTGGAAAGTCTCTGGTTGGCTATCCATTCCGGTCATGTAGAACATGCCGTCATCTTGCATCAGCGGATCACGGAAGTAGGTGCTATGTGTTCCGCCGTTAGCGACGTAACTTGTCATTCCGAAGTACCCGGTTGGATAACCGGCAAGGACGAAATCCAAGAGCTGTGGAGTGTTCTGGATCAAGTCGGAAGGACACAGAAAAGCTTCGGGTTGGTGAGCCGATGGAGCTTCAAGGCTGTAGTCATAGCGATCAGCAGGATTGGTGAAGCTCGCGCCCGGTCGGCGAGTGTTGGACCATGCTGCTTCATAGGTGTCGTCGAAGTCCCAGTTCTCGTACGCAGCAGATTCTTCCAGGTAGGGAAGCAAGTATGAGAATACCGTGTTTCCGTACCAATCTCGCGGGCGATTTCGAATGAAGGTGGTTAGCCCGGCGGGGAACTTTCGGTTCGCCGATTCAAAGTTGTGGCTGGCCAGTGCGATTTGCTTGATGTTGTTTTGGCAACTCATTCGGCGTGCCGCCTCTCGAGCAGCTTGAACGCTAGGCAGCAACAAAGCGACAAGAATGCCAATGATCGCAATGACAACAAGCAACTCGATCAGCGTGAACGCGAAGCGTTGGTGAGCATGTTTGTTCATGGGAAGGGTCCACATAGATGGAGGTAAAAGGTCAAAAAGAAAATGCAGGGGTCAAAAGGAAACGTCGCTCAAGATGATGAGTAGAGTTCGCCGAATCTCTCTAACCCACATATCTTGCCTGAAAGGAGGTAGTCAAGTTCATGTTTGCATCGGACGCTGTCGTAGTTGATACGCGTCGTTGACTCGTCTGATCCTCAATATGATACCGGTCGTTGGCAGAAATCAACGGATCTTTATCGGATCTTAAACATCCGCCGCAGGTCGCTCCGTTGATGGCGCTTAACAGCGGATCTTGGCCCATAGCCTTCGCGGTTTCTATCAACGTTCACGCTGGGGAAACTGACTTTGTCAATGGCCGCCGTCTTGTTCTTCCAATTGCAATTGCAGATTCGACGTAGCTTCATCCAACAAATGCATCGACTTGACAGTCGATGGTTTCGTAAACCTTGGTCAACCATGGAAGCACACATCGCTCCGATTCTTCGGACTCGGCATGCTTACCGTTGAAATGAATCCCGATTTTGAAAGCGTTCTTATCTGTTGTTGGGATCGAACATTGCCGTCGGAATGACTCGAGAGTCTTTCCAGATTAGAACTCTCCCTAAACCGATGAAGGGCTCGCACTTAGCCTGGGTTCCGGTTGGGCCGGTGCGAAACGACCCAACCGTTGCTCCAAGTTGTCGATCAGAGCAATTCTATAGTTCTGCAAGAATTGCTTCGTCGACGGCTTCAGCTTGCCACTGGAACTCATCGTCGTCATCGTCTTCGCTGGTCCACGACAGCAGCGGTTGCTCGGACGACGCGGCCGCTATTTCAGCGACTTCAACGTCCACCGTAGCGGTCGACGTTCTGAGGTCGAAGACGTAAGCGCCGCCCGTGTTGTTGGACGGGCGATTGTCCAACCATGAACCCACCACCGCGACGCTCGCGTCGACCGCTACCGCGATGCCGTACTCGTCAGCCGTGGTGACCTCGTCATTGTTGAGCACGCGTGTTTGCATCCACGTGCCACCGACGTTCTCAAACAGGTAGGCGTTGCCGGATGCGACACCACCGATGTCCGAACCGATCGCACCGGCCACCAAACGATCGCCCGACAGATCGACTGAATAACCCAACCGGTCACCGGCCACACCGTCAGAGGCCAGCAACTTGGTGACTTGGCCCCAGTTGCCCGCGCCGCCTTCGTTCTGATCGAACAGATACACCGAACCGAGTTGGTTCAGTCCACCTTCATCGTCAAACCGCGAACCGATCGCAACCCTGGTTCCGTCGATCGACAACGCGTAAGCGAAGTGATCGTTTGCTAAGCCATCAGCAGCCTCGATGATGGCTTCCTCACCCCAGTTGTCGGCTCCACCGTTATCACGAGCGAAGATGTAAGCAGCACCCGTGTTGCTGGCGGTTCCGTCGTACTGGAAGGCACCAACCGCGATCAGATCGCCATCGATCGAAACGGTTTGTCCAAACCGATCGCCGGCTTCACCATCACTGGCAACCAGTTTCATGGATTGGCCCCAGTTTTCCACGCCACCGAGGTCACGTTCGAAGACGTAGGCTGCACCGGAGGAGAGTCCTACGGGGTCAGCCACACTGGCTCCGACAACGAGCGTGTCTCCCGAGAGTGCCAGCGAGCGACCGAACAGATCACGCTTGACCGTGTCGCTGCCAGCCACCTTGGAAACTTGTCCCCAGTTGTCCGCTCCACCTTCGTTGCGATTGAAGATGTAAACCGCACCGGCCTGGAATCCGTTTTCACGATCCCGTTGGGCGCTGACGGCCACCGTGTCGCCGTCGATGGCGACCGAGTAACCGAACTGTGCAGCGACGCCGTTAGGTGCACCGTCACCGCTTAGTTCCGCGACTTGCGTCCAAGTGGTATCGTCGGTGCGATGATAAATGAACGCCGATCCGGCACTGTTCACCCCATTTGGATCATCAAGGAACGATCCCACCACCGCGTAGTCACCATCAATGGCAACGGCGTTTCCGAACCGGTCACCACCCGAGGCAGCCGAATTAGTCAGTTCGACATCGTTGAGCGTGATCGTGTAATCGAACGAGTCGGATCCAACGAAGCCGTTGTCCGGTGTATACGTGATTACGCCGCCGGAGCCGATTGTTGCTATTCCGTTGGCACCATCGGTCGTTGAAAGAATCTGCGTTTGACCGTCTGGCAAATCGTTCAGCAACACGTTTACATCAACGGGTGTGTTGACGTCAGTATCGGCTACGTCATCGATCGCAATGAACGTTGGGATAGGCGGTAACTCATTGGTTTCACCGGCTGTATCGAGCTCTGCATCGGCGAAATTCAGTAACGCAAATGGTCCCGTCTCATCGGTCGTTCGGTAGCCGCCCGCTGGCGTGAAATTGCCATCGGGTCCGAAAACCTCGGCGGAGTAATTCACGTCTGCGTTGGCGTCACCGTCAACGATCGAAAGCGAAGCGAGGATCGATGTCCATGGCACGATGTCGAATGTTCCATCATTGTCCGTGTCGAGGTCATCCCCCGCAACAGCCGTTGGCGAAAGGCCGTCCACGACAAGAATCGTTTGTGGTGAACCGAACGGATTGAAGCTTGCGTCCAGGACATCGCCCGGATCGGTAGCAACCGATGTTCCATCGTCAGTGACTAGCAAGAAACCGTTGGCATCGGTAAAGCCCGAGGACAGATCAACGATGTCGTCAATCGAACCCGGAGAAAATTCGCCGCTAATTAAGACCAGCGAGTAGCCAGTGAATCCAGAGTCCGGATCGCCGATGAGTTCGACGAAATCCGTGATCGAACCGCCCGAGCTGTTGACGCGGAACTCGTTGATCGCAACCGAGGTCGTTTGAGGAGCCGAGTCGTTATCCGAAATCGTCACTGCGATATCTGGCGAAGTCAAAGCGTCGAACTGAGTGTCCGAGCTTGTGATTGCCACTGAAAACGCACTGGCGTGAGTGCCTTCGACGGCTGAATCATCATCCGCAACAACCGTTACGCTTTGAGGCGTACCCGCGTTGCCGCTGTTGAAGGTAAGCGTGGTCGCGACGCCAGCACCTGCACCTAGGTCGATTTGCGAATCGGTGGGGGTCAACGTGACCGTGACGGTCGACGTTGGAGTGCCGGTGAATGAGAACGCAACGGTGTCACCCACGGCGTCACCCTCGGTCACGTCGGTCGAGCCATCCGACTCAGCCACGATCAGGCTGGCACCAATTTCAAACTCGATGCCGTCCGTATTGGTCAGGCCGGGCGTTTGCAAGAACTGTCCCGCGGAGAACTCGGAGTCCAAGAAGTCGCCGGTACCGTCAGCTTGCAAGCGAGCAAGGGATTGGTCCTCTCCATCGTTGAACAAAAGGTCTTCATTGTCATCGACCGCCCATGACATGAAGTCGAGGGTTCGGACGGTGTCAAAGAGCGTGACGGAGTCACCATCATTGCTTAGGCCCAGGCCACCTGAGGACGCAGTTTGAGCGAGCGAATTGCCATACGTTCCCAGCGTTCCGCCACCGAAGACGACGATGGCTTGCCCAGCCGCCAAGGTGGTTCCAGCAAGGAACTCATGCTTGACACCGGCGGCGTCACTGAGGGTCCAGCCACTAATGTCGATTGTCGAAGTGCCGGTGTTGAGCACTTCAACGAACTCATCTTGGGTCGGACTGAATGTTCCATCACCGTTGGCGTCGCCACTGTACAGGTTGTAATCCGGGTCGCTTGGCAAGGGATCAAACTCTGACGACGGTGCAGGATCCTTCAAGACTTCGTTGATCACGACGGCGTGATTGACGTTGTCGTTGTCGACGATCGAGGCGGTCACGTCCGGAGGCGTCAGTGCCGCGTAGTCAACATCGCCAGTCGCCGAAACGCTGATCAAACCTTGGTGGTCCCCTTCGTCCGCAGCGTCATCTTCGGCAGCGACGGTGACCGTTTGCGGAGTGAACCAGTTGCTCGTGGTGAACGTCAATGTGATCGCTTGATCGCTAGGTGAACCATTGAGGCCAACGTTAGCGTCGGGATCCAAAGTGACCGTGATGGTCGCAGTCGGAGCCGCGTCGAGCACCACAGCGAAGCTGTCCGTCAGGCCGTTCTCGCTGAGATTCAAATCAGCGTCCGTTCCAGGATTGGTGTCCTCATCGGCGTCGACGATTCGAATGGCCGCTGGCAAGACGTTGGTAAAACCAGGAGTGTCTTGGCCTTCGTCAGCAAAGCTGAGGGACAGGAAGTTGCCAGTGCCATCTGGGACCCGGCGAATGCCCGAAGGTGCATTGTCATCGGTCGAATTAACGGTGGTTGACGTGCCGTACTTGAATGCTGAATTGGCGGCCACGTCCAGCGATACGGAGTCGAAAACGGTAACCCATGGCTGAGTATCAAGGATTCCATCGTCGCCCGGATCCAAGTCCGTGCCAGCGGTGCCCGTGAATCCGCTTACCAAGAACAGCGATTGAGGCGATCCAAACAGGTCGAGGCTAGGGAATTCCAAGTCTCCGACGTCCTTCAAGATTCCTGCATCGGAACCATCGTCGTGCAGCAACAAGAACCCGTCGTCATCGGTCAGGCCACCGTCGAGTGGGAAGGCGAAGTCGATCAGCCCAGGGTTGAAGGCCCCTGAGACAACCACAAGGGTCAAGCCATCTGACGATGTCGCAGCACCCGCGGTGGTGTCGAACAATTCAATGAAGTTGTTCGAAGCGTTGTCCGCAGTTGAGTGCGAGATACGAGCTTCGTTGATCTTCAAATTCGTCGAAGCAACCGCGTTATCGGCAATCGCAACATTGATATCGCTAACGCTGAGGGCATCAAACTTAGGATCGGTGGACGATGAAGTGATCGAGATCACTCCACTGTGCAAACCTTCGGTATCGTCAACATCGTCCACTGCCGTCACCGTGACGGTTTGAGCGGTGCCGAAATTACTAGGGGTGAACGTGATCGAGTTAGTCGAGGTCGTCGTTTGACCATCGGCAATCGTGAAGGTGAAAATCACGTTGGCGGTGGGGGCTGTCAGCAAACGGATGCTGAAGGTGTCCGTTGGACCGCCTTCAACGACTCCCGTGGTGTCACCGGTTTCGACAATTTCAAAGACGGGAACGTTCGTTGATCCCGGTGTGTCGTTGCTGTCGTCGGCGAAGGTGTCTGCACCGGCGGTAAGCTGAAAGGCGCCGGTGCCGTCAACCGCTCGGGCTGCTGCGGCTGGCGTGAAGCCATCAGTCGATACAACAACACTTCCGCCGGTCACACCTGGGTCCGTTATGGCGTAGTTCTTAGCCGCTGGTGCGACGTTGTCATTGTCGTCAAGCGATACCGCGTCAAGGATTGAATCCCACGGAGTGACGTCAAAGATCCCGTCTCCACCTTCGGTTTCATCTGTATCCAGGTCGGTTCCCGAGATAAAGCTGCCCAGTGGGCCGGTGTACCCTGAAACAAGCAAGAAGGTCGACGGTGAACCGAAGAAGTCAAAGTTGGCAGCGATGTCACCGGGAACTAGCGGCGACGCGGCCCCATCGTCCTGCAATAAGAAGAATCCGTTCGCGTCGGTGAAGCCACCGGTGAGGTCGAACGCGAAGTTCAGGTCACCAGCGGTAAAGGATGGAGGCACCGCAGTGTCGGATTCGCTAGTGACTGCCAAAAGAGTCAGCCCATCAGTAGACAAACCTGCTGCGCCGCCGGTTTCGTAAAGCTCAATGAAGTTGTTTGAATCGTCGTCTTTGGACTGATGCGAGATGCGGAGCTCGTTGATCTTGAAATTGACGTCATCATCAATCACGCTCACTGACAACGATTGAGTCAGTCCATCAAAGGCTCCGTCACCGCTTGCGAGTGCGAAGTCAATTGAACTCAACTGCCCACCCTCAAGATCAGAGTCGTCTACTGCCGTAAATGTGAGCGTCTGCGGGGTATTCCAATCCGCAGGAGTGAACGTCAGCGATGTTGAACCTGGGGTCACTTCGCCATCGGCACTTGAGATCGTCACGACAACATTCGCAGTCGGTGCTTTATCGAGAACAATATCAACCGAATCGGTGCTGCCGCCTTCCGTCACAACGGTTGACCCATTGCTTTCGGTAATTACCAAGCCACCGGGGGCATCGCCAGGATTCGTGGCACCGATGTGGTTCAGCGACGTTCCGGTGACGCTGAAGTTCGGAGCCGTTCCACTGACTTCACCCACGAACCAGTCGTTGACGGTGTTGCCGGTGGAGTTGCCCACGCGACCAACGTACCCGGTGCTGCCGCCGGCAAGCGTGAATGCTGGCACGGAGTAAACGACATCGCCTGCACCGCCGTCGTTGATGCCGATGCTGTCAAGCAAGGTCCAGTTGGCCACGATCGAACCGTCAAGAATGCCATCGTCGTTGGCATCCAAGTCATCGCCGAAGTCGTCGGCGTCGATGGTCACTGGCGAACTGACCAGCAAGAACGAATTGGTTGCGTTCTCGAGCTCGTTGCTGCCCGCTTGAGCAGGGTTGTCTTGGTCGGAAGCGAAGAAGCTGAAGCCGCCGAAGTCATCGGTCGTGCTTACCAACGAGTTCGAAGCGGCGTCGATGGTGTAGCCGCTGCCCAATTGCGAAAGAACAAGCAATCCGTTGGAGCCAAATTCAAGTCCCGATAGATCGAAGCGATTGGAAACCTTACCAATTCCGAATCCCGAATCCGAATCGCCTTCGACATCAAGCAGGTAGGTTCCGCTTGCGATCGCGGTGTTCGCTTCGCCGCGAAGTTCGACGTACTCGCTCGGGCCATCGTTGCCCGGCACGTCGTAAAGAATCTCATTGATCAAGACGAAACTGCTGGTTGGAAGTCCGCCGACGGTGTGGCTGCCCAGATCACTGAACGTGTCTTGTGGGAAACCGTTCCATTCGGCAGTCAGATTCGTGATCGGATTGAAGCCGGCTGGATTGCCTTCATCAATCGAACCCTTGCGGACCAGGGTGCGATTAGCGGTGCCAAGCGAGCCGTCGGTCCAGGCTGATCCTGGGTCTTCGCCCACGACCCCAAACGTGTCGATGACCGTCGTGCCTTGCAATAGCTGGTAAGCATCGTCGCCATTGTGCGAAATGTTACTGTTGGTCATGTCGGCTTCATCCAAGATCGCTTGTGTCGAGCTTGGGTTTGCGATCACAAAAACGTCGCCTGCCGCGATTTCGTCAGTTGCGGAAAATGTGATGGTTGCGTCGGAGGTGCCACCATTGTTGGACTTGTACAACGAGTATCCGTCGAGCGAGAGCGTTGCCCCCGAGTTGTTGTAAAGCTCAATCGCCTTATTGTTGCTGCTACCTTCGATGTACTCACTGATGAAGAGGTCACCGGCAAGCAGTTGACGTGACTCTAGCTGTTCGATGATTTGACGACGACGACTGCGTCGTGCAGGTCGCAATCGTTCGCTGGAAGATCTCTTAAAATTGGTTGGCAATGCCTGCAGAATCCTAGAAAGTCCGCGCATATTTTCCTCGTTCGAGAGTGGGGTAGAATGGGGCTTCAACACCTTCCTGGTATTAACTTCCATGGCCTCTTTAGCGCAGGGCAACGCGTGGTCAATCATCACTCTTCAACGCAAGCTTTAGCACTCTTCAACGCAAACGTTGGCGAGTCTCCGGCGAGCTGTGTTTGACAATCTTGTCGGTTAGATCGTTTGGAACGACTTTGCCGATGGTTCGAACTTACCCAAGAAAGTCAAAATGCCTATCCCCGTTCACACAATATTCATTTGACCAAGTAGGGGCTGTAGAGGGGGTGGGTTGTTGCAGTGTCCAGGCGTTCCGGGCCCGCAAGTCCCGAGCCGCAAGACACTCATCGAACGTGCCAATCGAAAGAAAAATTCCAGCTCAGTATCGCATTGTCCGTCGATCGCGCCTAAGCTCACACGAGTGGAGTAGAACACGGCGATATCGCGTGCCCAATCTCACTCTTTGTGCTCGGTGGCTTTATTGCCGCAGTTCGGCTGGAATAGCCCTGTGGTGTGGTTAGTTTTTTCGAGTGTGCCGCGTCGTTGGGGGCTCAAATTTTTTAGGTCGGAACGCAAAAAATAGAAGCTTTGCTTCATTTTTTCTTGTTCAAAACCTACAAACCGGCAACGTTTACCCTGCGGAGCTTCATAATCCGTCCCGCGATGTTCCAGTCTTGCACGTAGAGATTGCCTTCGGCATCCCACTGTGACCCATGCGTTCCGCTGAAAATCCCTTCGATCCATTGCGATTGGGGGATCGCGAATTTGCGGCCTAGGGCTGGGTTCGGGTTGTAGCCCAAAACGGACATGATTGAGTTGTTCTTATCCAGGATGACGACGCGCCCGGCCAAGTCAGGGACGCTGACATAATCACCCTGAATGGATACCGATGTGGGCATGCCCAATCCCGTGATCACTTCCTCGATGAAGTTACCGTCAAGGTCGTAGTGAACTAGTCGTCCTTTGGGTTGGTGATTGCGATCGCAGATGAGCAAACGATTGGGTTCGTATCGCGTATCGAGCGTCATTCCATGAGCGGTGTTGAATTGCTTCATGCCGTTTCCTTTTTCGCCGAAGTGCGAAAGGTACTTGCCGGTTTTGTCGTACTTAAAGATGTGGTTGCTTCCATAGCCATCGGACAAGTAGATGTTGCCGTCGTCGTCCACCGTAATCGCGGTCGGGTTGAACGCTTCGATGGTCAGGCCGGATTCGTCTGGAAAGGGAAGTTTCAAAACAACTTCGCCAGTCCGGGCATTGAACTTCATTCCTTCTGCGTTTTCGTTTCGCGCAGCGTAGATGTACTCGGTACCGTTCTCGTTTCGTAATTCCATATCGTGCATCTGTGAATAGTCTGGACCGAGATGCGAGTGGATCACTTTTCCTTCAGGTGAGAATACAAATACGCCCGCCTTCGCACTCGTGTAGATGTTGCCGTCCTTGTCAATTACCACCGCACCGTGAGTCGGCCCAATGGCCGAGTTGCCATCAGGTCGCAGGCCCCATCCAGGCACTGTGTCAAAAGTCATGATGCCTGCACCCATGCGGACCGGTGCTGTCGATACCTTGGCTGTTGACTCTTTGGTGCGTGTTCCCACCGACTCATCCGCGGATGCGGTCGGACGGTACGGTGCAGTCAAAAACAATAATGCGATGGTGGTGATAAAGGTTAGTTGATGATTCATTGGTTCCAGGTTGCCTTATCAAATTTAAGAGAGTGATCGGGGACGCCTTAAGATAGTCGATTGCGAACTTCGGCACCGGCTTGAAGCGAGCTTTTGAACACTTCGAACGATGCGACGGTCGTTCGTTCGGGCTCGCTTGATAGGTAATGTTCAGTGAGAATCAAAAGGTGGGGCTGAGGGGTTAGGGTCAAGGGATTGGTTGGCTATTGGGCGAAGCGGATGGTGTTGGCTGCGGTTTTGCCGTCGATAGTATCCCCGGTTATGCTGGGCTTTATGTTCATCCAAAGGGCTTCTCGTATACCTACCTTTTTCGTGATTGCATTCGTTGTGGCGATTGCGATGCCGCGTGTCGGCATCGGTCAGGACGGCAAGAGTTTGTTTCCGATCGAGCTTGAGCGATGGCAGAAGTCTGAGCCTGAGTTAGCTCGAGGACTGGTTGAAGCGGATCGGTTGAGGCTGAAGCTGTTATTGCCAGGCAACGATGGCGTGTGCTGTGCGACTCGCATTTGCCAAGTTATCAACAGTTTACAGCAGCAATGTCGAGCAACCGCATTTCCAGGAAAGTCAATCGCGACGTTTGAAGTGACGCCGGAGCGATTGCTGGGGCAGTTGCGTGGCGAGCAGTCGATCGACAAGGCAGCGTTCGATGCGTTCAGCGGGAAATGGTTCGGCAATTGGGATGGGTCCGACGTGAATCACGATTGGCGACCGGCCTTATCCTTCGCTCCGCCACGTGTCTTAGGCGAAGGGGCGCTAGCCATTCAGAGCCTGCAGTACGCGTGGATCGGCAATGGCTTTGGGTGGAACTATGTCGCCTGCGAAAAGAGCGATCCGTCACGCCACTATGTCTTGGGGATGGTCTACTACTTTGCTGGTCCCAATTATCGCGACATCGTGAGTGAGGCGGCTCACGTTGGTTTTGTGGACGGGCCTAGTCGGCTTGTTTGGATGACCGAGTCGAGCGTTTATCTTGAGGAGGCGTTTGTCGACGAAGGTTGTTCACCGCACTACGTTATCACGGCATTACGGCATGACTTGCTGGGCAGCGAAATGAAGGTTTCGCCCAACGTCGTTCAGGCAACTTACACGCGAGACTCAGGCACGCGTCCGGCGTTCTTGAAATTTTCGTGGAAGCCAGATCGCTTGCCATAAGAACTCGCCACGGAAACTTCCCGTTGCAATTGGGGAGGTCGTCTCGGTGCGATTGCAGCCTTGGTGTCGCCATCACCATTGGTCGCACCGACGGTTGAGCGTCGTTTGAAGTGA from Rubripirellula amarantea encodes:
- a CDS encoding DUF1501 domain-containing protein produces the protein MNLHDQMMAQTRLAQTRRQFLTSGKHLLGGAALTSLAGAGLASLVDPANALASPGAMPMHFAPKAKRVIYLHMVGGPSQMDLFDYKPAMNTYFDKDLPESIRQGQRLTTMTSGQSRFPIAPSKFAFQQYGECGMWMNSDHLPWLSKKADEICWMRSLHTEAINHEPAITAMQTGNQITGRPCLGSWASYGLGSMNDNLPAFVVLVAIPTNREQEQAISSRLWSAGYLSGEHSGVSFRSSGDPILYINNPPGVPDAIRRRTIDGLNALNQMTYQSLGDPETHTRIQQYEMAFRMQASVPELVDINSESQHIFDLYGEDAKKPGTFANTALMARRLSERGVRFVQVYHNNWDHHANVATRLPDQCKDVDRPCYALLEDLKQRGMLDDTLVIWGGEFGRTIYTQGKLTKENYGRDHHPRCFTMWMAGGGAKGGTIYGETDDFSYNIVKDPLHIRDFHATVLHLLGFDHERFTYKYQGLDQKLTGVEPAHVIRDLIA
- a CDS encoding DUF1559 domain-containing protein; amino-acid sequence: MNKHAHQRFAFTLIELLVVIAIIGILVALLLPSVQAAREAARRMSCQNNIKQIALASHNFESANRKFPAGLTTFIRNRPRDWYGNTVFSYLLPYLEESAAYENWDFDDTYEAAWSNTRRPGASFTNPADRYDYSLEAPSAHQPEAFLCPSDLIQNTPQLLDFVLAGYPTGYFGMTSYVANGGTHSTYFRDPLMQDDGMFYMTGMDSQPETFQQFLQDDAVPAKFSDVLDGTSHTMLFGERFHYDPIFDQKLYNHPSRYSRYPIEGWGTWGWTGGGNGTTHVFASTRSPLNYKTPEDAPASYASVNDRMAAYGSGHTGGANFAFADGSVHFITDSINMVLYRALSTKRGNDQAENQFDPN